The DNA sequence GATGTTCAAATACTCATCAGCTCTCCTCCTTCACCCGCACCAGCTCACTAGCACTTAACTCTAAATGCTTAAAATTCTACACACTGTTCTTCCCAGGTGTGATGAACGCTTCAAGCAAGCTTCATTTTCCGAAACCAGCTCTATCTTCCATTCCGCatttaacactttttttttcgtacaaCGCTTCCTGCCCGTCTCTTTAGTTTTCGTCTCCTAGGCTCGTCCTCTTTAGGCGCGTCTCGTAACCTGCGCCGCTTCCGTTTACAGCCTTAACCTTAGCATTTTAATTAACCTAAACGCTAGCCACCCCCCCGCCGGAACCGAGCACACCCTTACTTCCGATACTTGGCCCGCCGGTCGAGCGATTTCAGCTCGGCCTGCTGGTGCGACGCGTGGCTAAAGATCTGGCGCACCTTCTGCTGCCGCTCGCGGTCGCTCTCCATGCGCCGCTTGTGCTGCAGCTTCGCCAGGTACTCGTTGTCGAGGCGTATCTCGCGCTTGGCGCCGCGCGTCACCTTCTTAATCTTCTGCTGCAGCTTGCGGCGCTGCTCGCGCACCGGCACCGCCTCCTTCGGCCGGCGCCGGATGTCCTCGTACACCGGGTTAATCTTCGGCTCGAGCAGCCGCAGCGGTTTCGGTTTCTGCTTCGCCTGCGCCAGGTAGGGCAGGGTGCGGCCGGCCAGCGCGGACAGCTGCGCGATCGCTTCGTCGAGCGCGGTCTGCACCGGACGGCTGGCCGGCGCTTTGCGCAGAGCGCGCAGCGGGAGCAGAAAGTGGGCCGCAACGATCGGTAGGGCGGGATTGCTGTCCAGCTGGGTGCAGAGGGCGGAGAGCAGCGTGACCGTGCAGACGATGGCACGCACCTTGAAGGAGGGCGTTAGCTGCCCGAGCAGCAGATCCTGCCCGGTGAGCTGTGTCGCGGCGGCGTCCGCCTCCGTCAGCACGTCCGCTTCGCTGAGCTGCAGGCTGGCGAGCTTAAACGGCTGCCCGACGGTGGCCAGCGGGTGCAGGGCGTCCTTGGCGCACGCCTGCCCCAGCACGCCGGTCAGGAAGGCGACGGCGGACGGGAGAAACCGCTTGGAATGCTCCGCACACTCCAGCACGGTCGTGACGAGCAGCAGGCCGCGGGCAATGTCGCGCCGGTTGCGCACCTGACAGCGGGAGAGAATTTCCCCCACGAACACGAGCGCCGGCGTCACGATGGAGTGGCGCCGATCGGACGCCGAGAACAGGACAGGGACCAGCTTGAGCAGCACGACCGTCGCCAGATCGGGATAGCGCCGGGGTTGCTTCCGGAACTCGCTGTACTTTTCCTCGAGCACGCTGTGGAACACCCGGCCAATGCCGGACGGGTCCGTTTGCGCGATATCGTGCAGCAGCGGCGTCAGCAGGTGCAGCATCTCGAACTCGCCCGCAATCGTGGCGCTGGTGGAGTGCGCAAACCGCACGCCGAGGTAGTTGAGCGCGTAGGCGAACAGCACCGACCAGCGCGATTTGTGCAGGAAGGGCTTCTGCCGGAGCGTGTGCACCATGGACGCGACCACACCGACCCGCCCCTGCACGTCGCCCTCGTGCCCGTCCAGCAGCTCGGCAAACTGTTCGTACTCGCGCGGCACGTCTACCATGCGCAGCGTGTACGTGGGCGCAACGGCCGCCGGCTTGGCCTTCGCTTTGGGCGCTACAGTTTGTTTGGCCGGTTCCGGTTCCGCGTCCGACTCGTCCTCGCTGTCGTCCTTGTGCTGCACCGCCGCCTTCAGGTCCGACAGGCTGTCCGCCTCGCTCGAATCCGACTCCTCACCCtcatcttcctcctcctcctcctcctcctcctcctcgtccggtGCCGATCCGTTGCGAACGTCTTCCCCATCCGGCTCGCCGTAGTACGCTTCCTCCTCGCCCTCACCCTCACCCTCCACCAGATAGTCATCGCCGAGCGCGTCGGCCGAAATCGGCCGGCTAGCGCCGTGCGTCACCCTCTGCGcctcctgctgctgcatccGCTGCTGCTTTTCCCGCTCGGCCACCTCCCGGCGCTTCTGCTCCTCCGCCGCCCGATCGATCGACTTCAGCTTCTCGGTGGGGGCACCGCGCGGCTCAAACACCATCTCGCGCAGCGCCCGATCGTAATCGTCCGGCTTCGGCCGCTCGCTATCCCGCCGGATGTGCTCGGTGAACTGCGGCATCAGGCTCTTCAGCTCGTCGTCCAGCCGCAGCCGCATCTCGTACATCTCGTCGTTCTCGCGCTGCCGCTCCGTCTTCTGCCGCTTGCTCTCCGCAATCATCTCCTCGATCACCGTCTTGCGGTCCTTGCCGGCCGGTCGGCCCGAATCGTCGTCCGAACCGCCACCGAAGTGTGTCGCACTGGTAAAGGCATCTGCAAAAGCaatcgcacgcacacacacacacacacacacacacacacacacacacacacacacacacacacacacacacacgtcagcAAACAAGCCGAGCAGATGGCGGCCAACTGGCTCTCAGCGCTTACCCTGCAGCATCccgtcctcgtcctcgtcctcgtcggcACCGTCCGGCACGTCGTCCAGGTGCTCGATCTCGTGCATCGTCCGTCCGCCGTGCGTCAGGTTCAGATTGTACATCTCCTTCGCCTGCTCCTTGCGGGACGGCTGCCGGGCGTACCGGCCGTTCTGCCGCGCGTCCATAAACTGGTTCGTCTTGTGCAGCAGCGCAAACTCCTTGCCGAGCGTCTGCTCCCGCTTCTCGTGCGACAGGCGGTGCAGCTGGCCGGGCCGCTTTGATTGTGTGCCACGGTTGAGCACGGCGTGCTTCGTCTTCATCACGACCGTCTCGAACGGGTTCGGCTTCCGGACGGTGGCCGCCGCCTTCCGGCGCAGCACCGCGTCCGCCTTTCTACTCACCTTGGCGCACATGgtcccgcgtgtgtgtgtttgggtatGTTTGTGCGCGCGAGTCTGCTGAGGGGGGGGAAAATACGAACCCCGAACTTGGTGGTTCCCGGTCCTGCGTCGCTCTGTTAGCACGTGTTGTGCGAAACATAAACACTGCCGCTGACAGCTGCCGCCGCCTTTGACAGCTCTGTACGACTGCGGGCTTCTGTCAACAGCGcgcgaaatgtaaacaatggcGAAAAAAATGGAGCTCATCATTTTACGTTACATTAGCGTTACACATAACGCTTGTTTATCTCAAACCCAAGCAACATTTTTGTTGAATGGCGTTTTTATTGTCGTGGATGGGCAAATCGATAGAAAAttatacctttttttgtttttttatgttgtttttattctgtatttatttatttgttgacTTGTTGGTAAAACCAGGGTATTGAGAGCAAATTAAATGTAGCATTTTCAGTGAGAGAAATCTCCTCGGTATGCAGAGAACGATGGAGCtaagaatattttaaatttacaaTTTATGGTGGACgatcaattaaatttaatgttttttttaatcttataAGCagataaatatgcaaaaaaagcataaaaaaaaaacatttttcatttcattttagcGATTAAAACCGATTTTTTCAACATCGTTCCAAAAGTCTCAACTCGGCACCCTTCGGAGCTTCTAAACACAACATTTtgaaacggtttttttttatcattcgaTCAATAGGGACATTATTTGGCATATGAGAAAtgccgtgtatctcggggactacctatacaggcggtccctgagatacacggttaatggggaccgaaaacggccgcaacaaaccgcgtatctcgaatttccgcgtaagtcgaatctcgtcatttctagccaaaatatcactaattttcgtgtaaattTGCAACTACGgagtggttttagccacttaattaattatttgatatgattctgaatgaatataacagtttcaaaccttttgaaatagtttttaacatccgatcaaaacagaaattatttggcattttacaatagatgtgttaaatcagtacaatttgatcaaagaactgtcaaatttaggaaaccgcgtatctccgaatccgcgtataagaggtaccgtcccaagcgccacagattaagcttaaacgactggaaaattgaatatccatagaaaaaaaatgaaagctccacagcttcattggtttgatcaatagatggcgtattacaactcatcattatattgctatccttttcttgcaatgtgtttcgacaagttgcattttattatgacctatatagccttctaactttctgagcaaaaatctatataaatggtcgtgtggttaaatacgtgggtatcaacaccaatgaccattgctcaaatctcacttgcttcagtgctggtggtttccgttggagtttagtatttaaacaatcgtatcgccgttctagttctagcgatgcataacttcaatgcgaaaccatacaacagtacagaggaaatgagaaagctctcctccaagcgatgaagctcaactggttggggtatcccaccaacagatagcgccaccagctttttgctatttttagaatgcatgagtcgtttggcgtctgctaaacgaagtctttctatattccgtttaggtagagaacttgagtcgtttagaagccgtttagtggtcgtttagtggatttgtggcacttggggtgTATCTCGGGACTACCTATATTTCAAATATGTTTGGTTTTCTGCTTATTGAACATGTTTctcaaaaatgaaatttttagGGGGTTTTATACCTTTCGACGGCTATTTCTCATGGATCAtcgagaaaaaataaaaaaaaacttgtttgTACTAGATAAATACATTTCTTATCTCGTTGGTAACGATACATACTAAAACAATTACGCATCGATTTGTTTCTCTTGCAACAAAAATGGTCCCTCAATATTTTCATAACCAACACTGCTCGGCCGCGTGGATGataaaatcataataaaaatgctgcttgggaatGTTATAAACTACGTCACGCTTCTCCAATGTAGCATAGAGGGCCGAACCTTACTTCTACCGAAATGTTACCCCTTCCTATGTGACCGACGCACAACCGGTTTGTCACTGTGTCGTTCGGTTTTGTTGTGATGTTTCCACCAGGGAGCCAAGGAGCGGGTTTGTTTACGAATGATATCACATAATTCCACTCGCCGCACAGAATGCTGCTGAGCCGGGTACGCCCAAGGCGTTCGATCTTCCGCAGCATCACCAACGCCAGCGCCCAGCGACACTTTGCCAACGTTTCCCGCCTCAAGGTGCTGTTCTTCGGCACGGACCACTTCTCACTGCCAAGTCTGAAAAGCATTCACACCAATCTGTAAGTGCACAACAGTCGCGGTGTCCGCTCGGTCCGCTTTTCCAGCTTTGCATTAGCTTCCCGGTCTCTCCGTAGAGTAAACAATGGGCGAGTGGAGCGGCTCGAGGTGGTGACGTCGTTCAAGGCGGCGAAGAACCCGGTGAAGCAGTACAGCCGAACCGCCGGCCTGCCGCTGCACGATTGGCCCGCCTGTACGCCTGCCACTGCCGGCAGGTTCGATCTCGGCGTGGTCGTTTCGTTCGGCCACCTCATACCGGAGACGTTCATCGATTGCTTCGATCGGTAGGTGCCGCCCCGGCTATTACCTTACCTTGGTGTCCACCCGACTCATGCATTCGCTTCGGTTTCATCTTCGCAGGGGAATGCTTAATGTGCACGCTAGCCTACTGCCCAAGCTGCGCGGTGCGGCCCCGATCGTGCACGCCATCGCGAACGGCGAGCAGCGGACCGGCATCAGCATCATGCGCATCAAGCCGAAACAGTTCGACGTCGGGGAAATACTGCTCCAGTCGGCGGTCAGCATCGAGCGCGACACGCTAATGCCCGAGCTGCACGACCGGCTGGCCGCGATCGGTGCCGACTGCTTGGTCACCTGCATCGAGGACCTGGAGGGCTACTACCAGCGGCTAACCGTGCAGAACGATGCGGAGGCAACGTACGGTAGGTTGATGGGAGTGGCGCTGGTACTACTATATGATGCTGTAACGCGTTTCTTTCTCGTTCGCTTGCAACCGCCACAGCGCCGAAAATCGATCCAAAGTTTGCGGAAATCCGATGGCCCCAGGCAACGGCTGTGAGCGTGTACGATCGGTACCGCGCCCTGTACGGGCTGCGCCCACTGCTCACCAGCTTTGGGGGGGAGCTAGTGAAGCTGTTTAAACTGTCCTTCGACAGCACGCAGCCGGTACCGGCAGTGCCGGCAGACCGGCCCGGCCAGCTCGAATACTCCAAGCGCAGCAGGCAGCTGCTGGTTCGGTGTGGTGACGGTCGAGCGCTAGAACTGTTGCAGCTATCCGTCGGCGGAAAGAAGACACTGTCGGGGCAAGATTTTTACAACGGCTTCCTGAGCAAGATGAACCGATCGGACCGGTACTTTAAGTGACAGCGCGATTTAAGAGATAGTTAAAAACAGGCAGTACGAAtaggaaattttatttaatgtgACGTTTTGGCGCGTTTGGCTCATTCGTTTTTTAGGTCTGCAATATCACATAGGAGGTGCACGAGTAGAAAACGCGATTCATctaattgttactgaggtgtgggatagcaaATATCGgtatcatctaccccatatacaataagggagacaggttggactgcaactactacaggggtattacggtggtgaataccgcctataaaatgtattctccctgatccttcaggatcgtctTGTCCCTCACGTCGAAGAGAGGATtctgaaacggaaaatcaactaCCGACTTCTCCATGCGgaagatcttggagaagatggctgaatgaCACGACAcgtaccatctcttcattgacttctaAGCtacatatgatagcatagccagggaaaaactgtacgacgctatgagctcttttggaatcccggccaaaccaATAAGGTTAGTTAGAATgtctatgaccaacgtcacttgccaggtgaagGTAGATGCATGGAACTTTCAGCGGCCTTTttctaccaccaaaggtctgcaccaaggggacgggcttgcctgtctcctattcaacttggcgctagaagAGGGCCATCCGGGACTCGAGGATAGAGACttcgggaaccatcttctacaAGTTAACCCAATCAACCAACATTGGTCTGCGGTTCctctatgtagcagaagcctaccaagggatcgagcagacGGCAGataacctcggattgcagaaaaaggaggcaaagaccaaagtGATTGTGGCAACTTCAACGACTCTACCAATAGTAATCCAAACCaacgtaggcgtgatgtacagataggtgaacgcacttttgaagtcgtcccaaaATTTACATATCTTTTGTCAAAGGTTgtcaaccggtcattctagaGCCTTAAACAATCAGTTCACCTCCAAGAACCTGTCACGAAGACTATATagcacctatatagtaccgagAGTCACATACGCCTCTAAGACATCGACGCTGttcaaatctgacgaaaccctctaaGCCGCGTTGGGGAGGAAGATGCTCGGAaagatacttggccccgtatgtgtggaaggacaatggaggagtcGTTAAAAAGACGaactatacgagatgtacagCGTGAGGTCGCGCAGCGTATGCCTGGCTCCGGGAAAGTCTTTCTAGGCCGTctacaaggacagaggaggcgtggtaggccgaAATTGAGGTGGCAGAATGGCGAGGAGGCATCCGCCAtcaaggccgggataacggataACGCAACGATTTCGGACACTTCTTAAGCCAGGCCAAGactgcaaagcggttgtagcgccggataagtaataTCACACAAGAATGCATGATTTATCTGAACTTGGGCATGGTAAAACAAACTGCTAGTTATTTTTAGAACCGCTTAATACTGGGACGAACACTTCGACTTAAATGAAATTTGTTGGGgacaaagattttttttttaattttatagagactttgagccgaCTGGCATTGTTCGCCTCTTTGTGGGCAAAGATGTGTTCTACCTCGATTATTGGTAGCTGAACCGATTATAACCAGGGTAAAGCTCCCAtcacttttttttcgattcctTTCGTTTCAGAGTGGTAATTTCCTTCCACAAGATATCACCTTATACCGGGTGTACTTGGTTAAATTGCTAGCATTGCTTCACTGCTGGGACGCTTAAATGCTCGCAACTGGAATGGTTGCAGTACTGGCATTGTTACATCCAGATTTCGGGTGTTTCTGATGATTATGggggtagtgtgtgtgtgcttttcgtGGTCCTTAATGCCTCAAATACTGCTCATTGGCAACGCAGACTTCGGCTcgatgtgacatggcccggtcaacaatcATTCTCCAGAATGCTCGGTTGCATGCTGCAGCCACCCATCCATAtagacacccgatctccgacaggtcTCGCTTCATCAGATCCAGTCATTGAGGTCGCTATGCTCGGTTCACCGTACATCTCAGCAAGCTTATttggttcatccttctcctccacacttcatgctcgaacacactgcCAAAGATGGTCTGGA is a window from the Anopheles merus strain MAF chromosome X, AmerM5.1, whole genome shotgun sequence genome containing:
- the LOC121593478 gene encoding methionyl-tRNA formyltransferase, mitochondrial is translated as MLLSRVRPRRSIFRSITNASAQRHFANVSRLKVLFFGTDHFSLPSLKSIHTNLVNNGRVERLEVVTSFKAAKNPVKQYSRTAGLPLHDWPACTPATAGRFDLGVVVSFGHLIPETFIDCFDRGMLNVHASLLPKLRGAAPIVHAIANGEQRTGISIMRIKPKQFDVGEILLQSAVSIERDTLMPELHDRLAAIGADCLVTCIEDLEGYYQRLTVQNDAEATYAPKIDPKFAEIRWPQATAVSVYDRYRALYGLRPLLTSFGGELVKLFKLSFDSTQPVPAVPADRPGQLEYSKRSRQLLVRCGDGRALELLQLSVGGKKTLSGQDFYNGFLSKMNRSDRYFK
- the LOC121593475 gene encoding nucleolar protein 14 homolog; its protein translation is MCAKVSRKADAVLRRKAAATVRKPNPFETVVMKTKHAVLNRGTQSKRPGQLHRLSHEKREQTLGKEFALLHKTNQFMDARQNGRYARQPSRKEQAKEMYNLNLTHGGRTMHEIEHLDDVPDGADEDEDEDGMLQDAFTSATHFGGGSDDDSGRPAGKDRKTVIEEMIAESKRQKTERQRENDEMYEMRLRLDDELKSLMPQFTEHIRRDSERPKPDDYDRALREMVFEPRGAPTEKLKSIDRAAEEQKRREVAEREKQQRMQQQEAQRVTHGASRPISADALGDDYLVEGEGEGEEEAYYGEPDGEDVRNGSAPDEEEEEEEEEEDEGEESDSSEADSLSDLKAAVQHKDDSEDESDAEPEPAKQTVAPKAKAKPAAVAPTYTLRMVDVPREYEQFAELLDGHEGDVQGRVGVVASMVHTLRQKPFLHKSRWSVLFAYALNYLGVRFAHSTSATIAGEFEMLHLLTPLLHDIAQTDPSGIGRVFHSVLEEKYSEFRKQPRRYPDLATVVLLKLVPVLFSASDRRHSIVTPALVFVGEILSRCQVRNRRDIARGLLLVTTVLECAEHSKRFLPSAVAFLTGVLGQACAKDALHPLATVGQPFKLASLQLSEADVLTEADAAATQLTGQDLLLGQLTPSFKVRAIVCTVTLLSALCTQLDSNPALPIVAAHFLLPLRALRKAPASRPVQTALDEAIAQLSALAGRTLPYLAQAKQKPKPLRLLEPKINPVYEDIRRRPKEAVPVREQRRKLQQKIKKVTRGAKREIRLDNEYLAKLQHKRRMESDRERQQKVRQIFSHASHQQAELKSLDRRAKYRK